The following are encoded together in the Zingiber officinale cultivar Zhangliang chromosome 8A, Zo_v1.1, whole genome shotgun sequence genome:
- the LOC122008789 gene encoding potassium transporter 7-like isoform X1 produces the protein MDQEGGSTSYDQRVNWRCYYKNLLLLSYQSFGVVYGDLSTSPLYVYKSAYSGRLNQYQDEETVFGMFSLIFWTLTIIPLLKYVFIVLSADDNGEGGTFALYSLLCRHAKFSLLPNQQAADEELSTYYRNGTRSVIHSPLKRFLEKHKRLRTCLLLIVLFGACMVIGDGVLTPAISVLSSISGVQVRTKNFHDGEVAIVSCFVLVGLFALQRRGTQRVAFMFAPIVIIWLLCIGIIGLYNVIHWNHRIYLALSPLYVVKFFKKTGKDGWISLGGILLSITGTEAMFADLGHFTSASIRVAFISVIYPCLVLQYMGQAAFISRNFSEITTSFYESIPQPVFWPVFVVATLAAIVASQAVISATFSIIKQCHALGCFPRVKIVHTSRWIYGQVYIPEINWILMVLCLAVTIGFRDTTVIGNAYGIACMTVMFVTTWLMALVIIFVWQKNNLFALMFLLLFGSIEGVYLSSSLIKVPQGGWVPLALSFVFMVVMYVWHYGTRRKYLFDLQNKVSMKWILTLGPSLGIVRVPGIGLIYTELVTGVPAIFSHFITNLPAFHQVLVFVCVKSVPVPFVPPDERYLIGRIGPRSYRMYRCIVRHGYKDVQKDEENFENLLVLSIAKFIQMEAEETSSGSYDCSPEGRMAVIQTSDLSGTTLVMRDADQLAGDPNPTRSSKSETLQSLQSLYEQESPSVTRRRRVHFDLPDAEHIDPQLREELQALVEAKQAGVAYILGHSYIKARRTSSFTKKFFIDVAYSFLRKNCRGPSVALSIPHISLIEVGMIYYV, from the exons ATGGATCAAGAGGGAGGGTCAACTTCCTACGATCAGCGG GTGAATTGGAGGTGCTACTACAAAAATTTGCTTCTTTTGTCATATCAAAGTTTTGGTGTAGTTTATGGTGACTTGAGTACATCTCCTCTTTATGTGTACAAGAGTGCATACAGTGGAAGGTTGAACCAATATCAAGATGAGGAGACTGTGTTTGGCATGTTTTCTTTGATATTCTGGACATTAACTATAATCCCTCTGCTAAAGTATGTATTCATTGTCCTGAGTGCTGATGATAATGGTGAAG GTGGAACATTTGCTTTATACTCTCTACTTTGTAGACATGCCAAATTCAGTTTACTCCCTAATCAGCAAGCAGCTGATGAGGAGCTGTCCACGTATTATCGTAATGGAACTCGAAGTGTGATCCATTCACCATTGAAAAGGTTTCTTGAGAAGCACAAAAGACTGAGGACTTGTTTACTTCTCATAGTGTTGTTCGGTGCTTGCATGGTGATTGGTGATGGTGTTCTTACACCTGCTATTTCTG TTTTATCATCTATTTCTGGGGTACAAGTTCGCACCAAAAACTTTCATGATG GCGAGGTGGCAATTGTTTCTTGCTTTGTGCTAGTTGGCCTTTTTGCATTGCAACGTAGGGGTACTCAAAGGGTGGCCTTCATGTTTGCACCCATCGTTATTATTTGGCTGTTGTGCATTGGTATTATTGGACTGTACAATGTCATTCACTGGAACCATAGGATATATCTGGCCCTTTCTCCACTCTATGTGGTTAAGTTTTTCAAGAAGACAGGGAAAGATGGTTGGATATCTCTAGGCGGTATACTTCTTTCAATCACAG GTACAGAAGCTATGTTTGCAGATCTTGGCCATTTCACTTCAGCATCCATTAGG GTGGCATTCATTAGTGTCATATACCCATGTCTAGTCCTTCAATACATGGGGCAGGCAGCATTTATCTCCCGAAATTTCTCTGAAATAACTACCAGCTTCTACGAATCAATACCGC AACCTGTTTTTTGGCCTGTTTTCGTGGTTGCCACACTTGCTGCTATAGTTGCCAGTCAAGCTGTTATCTCAGCAACATTCTCAATCATCAAACAATGCCATGCTTTGGGTTGTTTCCCACGGGTCAAGATTGTCCATACATCAAGATGGATCTATGGCCAGGTATACATACCTGAAATCAATTGGATCCTGATGGTGCTTTGTCTTGCTGTGACTATTGGTTTTCGTGACACAACCGTCATTGGAAATGCATATG GTATAGCATGCATGACCGTCATGTTTGTGACAACATGGTTGATGGCCCTTGTTATCATATTTGTATGGCAAAAGAACAACTTGTTTGCGCTGATGTTTCTTCTCCTTTTTGGGAGCATCGAAGGTGTCTATCTGTCCTCTTCACTTATCAAAGTTCCCCAGGGAGGATGGGTACCTCTGGCGCTCTCCTTTGTCTTTATGGTTGTAATGTATGTGTGGCACTATGGCACCCGGAGGAAATATCTCTTTGACTTGCAAAACAAGGTCTCAATGAAATGGATCCTCACACTAGGACCCAGTCTTGGAATTGTTCGTGTCCCCGGAATTGGACTCATCTACACAGAGTTGGTTACTGGCGTGCCAGCTATATTCTCCCATTTTATCACCAACCTCCCTGCTTTTCATcaagttcttgtgtttgtttgtgTGAAGTCAGTCCCAGTACCATTTGTTCCTCCCGATGAACGATATCTCATTGGCCGGATTGGTCCTAGATCCTACAGAATGTACAGGTGCATAGTTAGGCATGGCTACAAAGACGTACAGAAAGACGAAGAGAACTTTGAAAACCTTTTGGTTTTGAGCATTGCCAAATTCATTCAGATGGAAGCTGAAGAAACATCTTCCGGTAGTTATGATTGCTCACCTGAAGGAAGAATGGCCGTTATTCAAACTTCTGACTTGTCTGGCACAACGTTGGTGATGAGAGATGCTGATCAGCTTGCAGGTGACCCTAATCCGACTAGGAGCAGCAAATCAGAAACATTACAAAGCTTGCAGTCGCTGTACGAGCAAGAATCCCCAAGCGTGACCCGCCGTCGTCGAGTCCATTTTGATCTGCCAGACGCTGAGCACATAGACCCTCAGTTGAGGGAAGAGCTACAGGCATTGGTGGAGGCGAAGCAAGCAGGAGTTGCCTACATACTGGGACACTCATACATAAAAGCCCGTAGGACATCATCCTTCACGAAGAAGTTTTTCATCGACGTTGCCTACTCATTTCTCCGAAAGAACTGCAGGGGCCCTTCAGTGGCTTTAAGCATACCACATATCAGCCTTATAGAAGTGGGCATGATCTATTATGTGTAA
- the LOC122008789 gene encoding potassium transporter 7-like isoform X2, with product MFSLIFWTLTIIPLLKYVFIVLSADDNGEGGTFALYSLLCRHAKFSLLPNQQAADEELSTYYRNGTRSVIHSPLKRFLEKHKRLRTCLLLIVLFGACMVIGDGVLTPAISVLSSISGVQVRTKNFHDGEVAIVSCFVLVGLFALQRRGTQRVAFMFAPIVIIWLLCIGIIGLYNVIHWNHRIYLALSPLYVVKFFKKTGKDGWISLGGILLSITGTEAMFADLGHFTSASIRVAFISVIYPCLVLQYMGQAAFISRNFSEITTSFYESIPQPVFWPVFVVATLAAIVASQAVISATFSIIKQCHALGCFPRVKIVHTSRWIYGQVYIPEINWILMVLCLAVTIGFRDTTVIGNAYGIACMTVMFVTTWLMALVIIFVWQKNNLFALMFLLLFGSIEGVYLSSSLIKVPQGGWVPLALSFVFMVVMYVWHYGTRRKYLFDLQNKVSMKWILTLGPSLGIVRVPGIGLIYTELVTGVPAIFSHFITNLPAFHQVLVFVCVKSVPVPFVPPDERYLIGRIGPRSYRMYRCIVRHGYKDVQKDEENFENLLVLSIAKFIQMEAEETSSGSYDCSPEGRMAVIQTSDLSGTTLVMRDADQLAGDPNPTRSSKSETLQSLQSLYEQESPSVTRRRRVHFDLPDAEHIDPQLREELQALVEAKQAGVAYILGHSYIKARRTSSFTKKFFIDVAYSFLRKNCRGPSVALSIPHISLIEVGMIYYV from the exons ATGTTTTCTTTGATATTCTGGACATTAACTATAATCCCTCTGCTAAAGTATGTATTCATTGTCCTGAGTGCTGATGATAATGGTGAAG GTGGAACATTTGCTTTATACTCTCTACTTTGTAGACATGCCAAATTCAGTTTACTCCCTAATCAGCAAGCAGCTGATGAGGAGCTGTCCACGTATTATCGTAATGGAACTCGAAGTGTGATCCATTCACCATTGAAAAGGTTTCTTGAGAAGCACAAAAGACTGAGGACTTGTTTACTTCTCATAGTGTTGTTCGGTGCTTGCATGGTGATTGGTGATGGTGTTCTTACACCTGCTATTTCTG TTTTATCATCTATTTCTGGGGTACAAGTTCGCACCAAAAACTTTCATGATG GCGAGGTGGCAATTGTTTCTTGCTTTGTGCTAGTTGGCCTTTTTGCATTGCAACGTAGGGGTACTCAAAGGGTGGCCTTCATGTTTGCACCCATCGTTATTATTTGGCTGTTGTGCATTGGTATTATTGGACTGTACAATGTCATTCACTGGAACCATAGGATATATCTGGCCCTTTCTCCACTCTATGTGGTTAAGTTTTTCAAGAAGACAGGGAAAGATGGTTGGATATCTCTAGGCGGTATACTTCTTTCAATCACAG GTACAGAAGCTATGTTTGCAGATCTTGGCCATTTCACTTCAGCATCCATTAGG GTGGCATTCATTAGTGTCATATACCCATGTCTAGTCCTTCAATACATGGGGCAGGCAGCATTTATCTCCCGAAATTTCTCTGAAATAACTACCAGCTTCTACGAATCAATACCGC AACCTGTTTTTTGGCCTGTTTTCGTGGTTGCCACACTTGCTGCTATAGTTGCCAGTCAAGCTGTTATCTCAGCAACATTCTCAATCATCAAACAATGCCATGCTTTGGGTTGTTTCCCACGGGTCAAGATTGTCCATACATCAAGATGGATCTATGGCCAGGTATACATACCTGAAATCAATTGGATCCTGATGGTGCTTTGTCTTGCTGTGACTATTGGTTTTCGTGACACAACCGTCATTGGAAATGCATATG GTATAGCATGCATGACCGTCATGTTTGTGACAACATGGTTGATGGCCCTTGTTATCATATTTGTATGGCAAAAGAACAACTTGTTTGCGCTGATGTTTCTTCTCCTTTTTGGGAGCATCGAAGGTGTCTATCTGTCCTCTTCACTTATCAAAGTTCCCCAGGGAGGATGGGTACCTCTGGCGCTCTCCTTTGTCTTTATGGTTGTAATGTATGTGTGGCACTATGGCACCCGGAGGAAATATCTCTTTGACTTGCAAAACAAGGTCTCAATGAAATGGATCCTCACACTAGGACCCAGTCTTGGAATTGTTCGTGTCCCCGGAATTGGACTCATCTACACAGAGTTGGTTACTGGCGTGCCAGCTATATTCTCCCATTTTATCACCAACCTCCCTGCTTTTCATcaagttcttgtgtttgtttgtgTGAAGTCAGTCCCAGTACCATTTGTTCCTCCCGATGAACGATATCTCATTGGCCGGATTGGTCCTAGATCCTACAGAATGTACAGGTGCATAGTTAGGCATGGCTACAAAGACGTACAGAAAGACGAAGAGAACTTTGAAAACCTTTTGGTTTTGAGCATTGCCAAATTCATTCAGATGGAAGCTGAAGAAACATCTTCCGGTAGTTATGATTGCTCACCTGAAGGAAGAATGGCCGTTATTCAAACTTCTGACTTGTCTGGCACAACGTTGGTGATGAGAGATGCTGATCAGCTTGCAGGTGACCCTAATCCGACTAGGAGCAGCAAATCAGAAACATTACAAAGCTTGCAGTCGCTGTACGAGCAAGAATCCCCAAGCGTGACCCGCCGTCGTCGAGTCCATTTTGATCTGCCAGACGCTGAGCACATAGACCCTCAGTTGAGGGAAGAGCTACAGGCATTGGTGGAGGCGAAGCAAGCAGGAGTTGCCTACATACTGGGACACTCATACATAAAAGCCCGTAGGACATCATCCTTCACGAAGAAGTTTTTCATCGACGTTGCCTACTCATTTCTCCGAAAGAACTGCAGGGGCCCTTCAGTGGCTTTAAGCATACCACATATCAGCCTTATAGAAGTGGGCATGATCTATTATGTGTAA